In the Sandaracinus amylolyticus genome, CCCGACGGGCTCGCAGACGTTCGACGCGCCACAGTGCGCACCTTCCTCGCACTGGTCGCGCACCCAGACGCACTCGGCCCCGAGCGGCAGGCGCGTGACCGGCGTGCATACGCCGTCCTGGCACGAGTGGCGGTGGCCCTCGACGCCGCTCTCGCAGAAATCGGTGTCGCTGCAGCGCTCACCGGGCTCGCGAAGCCTGCCGCACAGCAGCCCGCCCGACTCCGGATCGACCGGGACGATCAGACATCGAAGCCCCTCTTCGCACGAGAGCGAGGGGCCGACGCACGGCTCGCGAGGACCGCCCCCGGGCGCGCATCGCGCGCAATCCGAGCCGGCCGCGCAGCCCAGCCCCGGCGCGCAGAGGTCGGACTCCGCGTCGGTGGGATCACAGCGATCGCCGGCGCGCAGCGCCCCCTCGAGGACGCCGTCACACGCGCGCCTCACGGCGGCGAGCACCTGCGTGTCGCCGCAGGCGGCGCGCTCGAGACCTTCCACGCACTCGACCGCGCGGGCTCCGTCGAAGCGAGCGTCACCGCGCGCGACCGCGTCGATGCGCGCGTCGAGCGATGCGCGCGCGGTCGGATGGCATGCCGACGGTGGCTCGCTCCGCTCCGCGAATTCGCAGCGCAGGGCGCGCTCGCACGACGCGGCGTGCCACGCGTCGACGAACGCACGAGGAGATGCGTCCGCGCGCTCGTGTGTCGCGGTGCAGGAGAGGAGCAACGAGGAGACGAGGAGCGCTGGCACGAGCGCGGGTGCCGCGATGCGCATCGCGCCGAGCGTACGCTCAGCGCGTGCGTGCCTGCCAGCCGATGTCGCGGCGGTGCTGTGAGCCCGCGAGCCGGATGCGATCGACCGCCGCGTAGGCGCTCGCTGCGGCGGCGTCGACGTCGGCGCCGTTCGCGGTGACGCAGAGCACGCGACCGCCTGCGCTCACCACGCGATCACCCGCGCGCTGCGTGCCCGCGTGGAACACCTGCACGCCCTCGAGCGACGCGGCATCGTCGAGGCCCTCGATCACGTCGCCCTTGCGCGGCGTGCCGGGGTAGCCGTGCGCCGCGATCACGACGCACAGCGCGGCGCCGCTCGTCGCGCTCGGACGCACGCCCGAGAGATCGCCGTTCGCGGCGCCGAGGAAGAGCGGCAGCACGTCGCCCTGCCAGCGCGCCATCAGCACCTCGGTCTCGGGGTCGCCGAAGCGCACGTTGTACTCGAGCACCAACGGCGCGCCGTCGACGATCATCAGCCCGACGAAGAGCGCGCCGACGAAGGGCGTGCCGCGCGCGCGCATCGCCGCGAGCGTGGGCTCCACGCAGCGCGCGAGGATCTGCTGCTCGAGCTCGGGCGTGACCGGCGCGGCGGGCGAGTACGCGCCCATGCCGCCGGTGTTGGGACCGCGATCGCCGTCGGCGAGGCGCTTGTGATCCTGCGCCGACGCGAGCGCGACGTAGCGCGTGCCGTCGCACACGACGTGGTAGCTGACCTCGGGGCCGCGCAGGACCTCTTCGATCACCACGCGCCCGCCCGCGTCGCCGAACACGCGCTCGCGCATGATCGTGCGGATCGCGTCGAGCGCCTCGTCGGTGTCTCCCGCGACGATCACGCCCTTCCCGGCCGCGAGCCCATCTGCTTTGACCACCAACGGTCTGCCGGCCTCGCGCACGTAGGCCTCGGCCGCGTCGGCGTCGTCGAAGATGCGGAAGCCGGCGGTGGGGATGCCCGCCTCGGCCATCAGCTCCTTGCTGACCACCTTCGAGCCCTCGAGCCTCGCCGCCTCGCGTGAGGGACCGAACGTCGCGATGCCCGCGTCGCGCAGCGCGTCGGCGAGCCCGATCACGAGCGGCGCCTCGGGGCCGATCACGACGAGCCCGACCTGCTCGCGCTGCGCGAGCGCGACGATCCCGGGCACGTCGTCGGCGCGCACGTCGATGCAGCGCGCGACCGCGGCGATCCCCGCGTTGCCGGGCGCCGCGATGACCTCTTCGACCTGCGGCGACTGCGCGATCTTCCACGCCATCGCGTGCTCGCGCCCACCGGATCCGACGACCAGTACCTTCATCGCGCCTCGGGAGAGCAGGAGAGAGGGAGGATTTCCTCCGAGGAGAGCAGGAGTGGCAGGAGAGCGGGAATCCTCTTCCTCTTCTCTCCTGGATTCCTGCTCTCCCGAGACGTGTGTCTCAGTGCCGGAAGTGGCGGACTCCGGTGAACAGCATCGCGATGCCTGCGGCGTCCGCGGCCGCGATCACGTCCGCGTCCTTCACCGAGCCACCGGGCTGCACCACCGCGGTCACACCCGCCTTCGCCGCGGCCTCGACTCCGTCGGGGAACGGGAAGAACGCGTCGCTCGCGAGCACGCTGCCGCGGGACTTGTCGCCCGCCTTCTTCACCGCGATCTCGACGCTCACCACGCGCGACATCTGGCCCGCGCCGACGCCCACCGTCGTCGTGCCCTGCGCGAGCACGATCGCGTTGCTCTTCACGTGCTTGCAGACGCGCCACGCGAAGTCGAGCGAGGCGAGCTCCTCGGGCGTCGGGCGGCGCTGGGTGACGACCTTCGCGTTCGCCGTCTCGACGCCGGCGCTCGCGTCGCGCTGCTGCACCACGAACCCGCCGTCGACCTTCTTCGCGGTGAGCGCGCGGTGATCGGCGCGCAGCCACTCGCCCGTCGCGAGCAGGCGCAGGTTCTTCTTCGTGCGCAGCAGCTCGAGCGCGTCGTCCGCGAACTTCGGCGCGATCACGCACTCGAGGAACGTCTCGACGAGGTGCTTCGCGGTCGCGAGATCGACCGGGCGGTTCAGCGCGACGATGCCGCCGAACGCGCTCAGCGCGTCGGCCTCGCGGGCCGCGAGATACGCGTCGTGCAGCGTGCCGCGCGTCGCCACGCCGCAGGGGTTCGTGTGCTTCACGACGACCGCGGCGGGCTCGTCGAATTCGCGCACCGCCTCGAGCGCCGCGTCGCAGTCGACGAGGTTGTTGAACGAGAGCTCCTTGCCGCCCGCGCCGACCGACTCGGAGCGCGCGAGCGAGCCCGCAGGCGCGTTGCGCTCGACGTAGAACGCGCCGCTCTGGTGCGGGTTCTCGCCGTAGCGCAGGCCGTACGCCTTCTCGAGCGAGAACGTCAGCGTGCCCGGATACTCGGTGCGCGCGCCGCTCGCGTCGATCGACGTGAGGTACGCCGCGATCGCGCCGTCGTACGCGGCGGTCTGGGCGAACGCCTTCGCGGCGAGGCGGGCGCGGAGCGCGGCGCTCGGGCCCTCGGGCGCGTCGAGCGAGGCGACGACCTCGTCGTAGTCCGCGGGGTCGACGACCACGGTGACGCGCGCGTGGTTCTTCGCCGCGCTGCGGATCATCGAGGGCCCGCCGATGTCGATGTTCTCGACGATCTCGTCGTGCGGCGCGTTGCGCGCGACGGTGGCCTCGAAGGGATAGAGGTTCACGACGACGAGATCGATCGCCTGGCCGCCCAGCTCCGTGAGCTGGGTGCGATCGCCGATCGTGTCGCGCATCAGGATCCCGCCGTGCACGCGCGGATGGAGCGTCTTCACGCGTCCGTCCATCACCTCCGGCGAGCCCGTGTACTCGGCGACGTCGATCACCGCGATGCCGGCGCCGCGCAGCGCCTTCGCGGTGCCGCCGGTCGACAGGATCTCGACACCCTTGTCGGCGAGCGTGCGGCAGAGCTCGATCACGCCGCGCTTGTCCGACACCGAGACCAGCGCTCTCTCGATTCGAGCCATCGCGAATCCTCCTCTGCGAAGCGTGGGCACCGTGCGCCCGGGCCGCGAGGTACTGGACGCAACGCGATGCGTCAACGAGAGTTGTGCGCCCGCGCGCATCTCACGGAGCAGACCATCGCGACGTGTGTGGCGAGGTCGACGCGCCCCGTGGCGATCGACACCGCGGCGTCGATCCGAGAGGACGCGGAGCACACGTGGTCGCGCGAGATCGCACGCCACGTTTCTTCACGGGCATGGTGGCCGTCGTCTTGCTCCACTGCTCGCGCGGCACGGCGTCCCGCGTCCATTTGTCGCGGGCGGGCGCGGCCGCTAGAACCGGGGCCGAGGTCGATGGAGCAAGCGGTCCAATTCTTCGTGGAGAACGGGTCGTACGGCCTGATGATCGCGGCGCTGATCGCCGCGGGGCTCGGCCTGCCGCTCCCCGAGGACATCGTGATGATCTCGGGCGCGATCCTCGCGCAGCGTGGGCTGACCGATCTCGGGCTCACCGTCGCGGCGCTCGCGTTCGGGGTGTTCGCGGGCGACACCGCGCTCTTCTTCCTCGCGAAGCGGATCGGGCCCGGCATCTACAAGTGGCGGCCCATCCAGCGGATGATGCCCGAGCCGCGACGTCGCTACGTCGAGGGCCTGATGGAGAAGCACGGCACGCTGGTCGTGTTCTTCGCGCGACACGTCGCGGGCTTCCGCGGGCCGACCTTCGCGATCGCCGCGATCCACGGCATCTCGTACCCGCGCTTCATCGTGGCCGACATGCTCGCGCTCGCGATCTCGCTGCCGCTGTGGATGGGGCTCGGCTGGTTCTTCGCGGATCGCTGGGACGATCTCTTCAGCCACACCCAGACCGCGGAGCGCGCGGTCACGATCGGCGTGCTGGTCGTCGTCGTGGTGCTCGTGGTGGGGCACTACGTGAGCAAGGCGATCAAGAAGAAGCTCGCGGAGAAGGTCGACCGTGAGGTCGTCGCGGAAGCGCGCGAAGAGTCGAGCGCGCAGCCGCCCGCATCGTCGTCGTCGTCGGGCAAGGACGCGATCGCAGAGTAGCCGCTCGCCGATCGTTCGCGTGTGTGTCGCACGAGAACGGCATCGAGAGCGCGAGCGAGCGCGGGTGTTCTCGAACACGCCCCCGAGCACGATGCTGCGGGGCTCGAGAGCGGCTCCACCGCGGAGCAACCCCACCACGAGCGGCCCGCTCGCCGAGACCCGGACGGAACAGCTGCGAGCGCGCGCCAGCGCGCCCTTGCGCGAGCGTGCACACCGAAGCCTCCCCAGATCGTCCTCGAGATCGCGCTTTCGCAAGCCACGCTCGCGAGCACGCAAAGACGAGAGCGCGCGAGCGACCTGGCCGTCGCTCGCGCGCTCTTCGTGTCTCTTCGCTCTCTTCGCTGTTCGTGCGGTGGCTCGCCGCGCTCGCTCACTGCTGGACGGGGTAACGCTGCGCGAGGTACGTGACCATGATTCGCGCCTCGTCGGTCGAGAGCTCGGCGCCCTCGCGGATCATGCGACGCACGACGCCGGCCCAGCCCGCGCGATCGTCACCGCCGTGCTCGTCGATGTCGGACAGACCGTGGCAGTCGGTGCACGCGCGCTGGAGCAGCTCACGCGCGAGCGAGGGGCTGTAGCGCAGCTGCGGCGTCGCGGATCCCGCCGCGGCGGGCGCGGACCCACCACCACCGCTGCTGGCGCTCGACGCGCTTCCGCCCGACGCCGCCGCAGGGGCCGTCGCAGCGAGCGTCGCGCCCGAGCTCGACTGACCGCCGCGCGAGCGACGACCACGACGACCACGACGGCCACGGCTGCGTCGCTCCGGCTCCTCGGCGGCCGCGATCACCAGCGGCGCGTCGGTCTGGGGCGCGACCGTCCCTCCGTCGGGCGGCACACCACCGTCGGCAGCCGGCGCGGCGGCAGCCTCGGCGGGCGCACCTTCGGCAGCCGGCGCCGCGCCCTCGACAGCCGCGCCTTCCGCCGGCGGCGCTCCGACATCCGCCTCGAGGTCGGCGACGACGTCCTCGCGATCCGCCTCCTCGTCGCGACGCTGCTGCAGGTCCTCCTGCAGGTTCGGCGTGATCGCGATCAGGTACGCGGTCGCGACGTGCACGTCGACGTCGCTGAGCGGCGTGCCGAGCGTCGGCTTGTTCTGCATGCGGCGGCAGAGGCTCAGCCAGCCCGAGCCGGTGCGCGGCTCGCTCAGGATCGTGCGCAGGTCGTGGCAGAGCGTGCACTCGCGCGTGACGACCTCACGACCTTGCTCGAGCGACGACACGCTCGAGAGCCCTTCCGCCGTGTAGCCCGACGGGAGATCGAGGCTCGCGAGGATGCCGCGGACGCGCTCGCGGTTCTCGTCGTGCAACAGCTCGGCGCTGCCGTGCGCGCGGATCGCGAAGGGCAGCGAGAGCGTGCCCAGCAGGATCGTGCACACGAGCAGCACGAGCCCGAGCGCGGGCATCGACTCCTCGAAGTACCGGAAGAACCGGAGGATGAAGATCTTCGTGAAGAGGACGACGCCGATCGTGATCGCGGCGACCGCGTGGATGACCGTGCGCGCCGGGAGCTCGACTTGGTACTCCCAGAGTCGCGGCACCATGTAGATCATCATCACGACGTAGATCGCGGCGTACGCGTATCCGACGACGCGATGCACGGCCATCCAGAACGGCGGCGCGTGACTCTTCTTGGCCACCGGATCCCAGTATTTCGGGTTCCACAGCCAGGCCTGGAGGAGGACGGCGATGAGGCATAGCGCCAGGAACGCAACGCCCAGCCACATGGAGACGGTGACGCTCACGAGGGCAGCGCGGTCTGCACCGTGTGTGCCCGCGGAATTTTCGCGGAATTCGTGAGCAAACTCGGAGCGGAGAGCGTGGCCCGCTCCGGATGGGATCACGTCGTGCGCCGGGCTCACGTCCGAGGCACGATCGCCGGCGAGCGAGCGCTGTGCGCGGAGCGCACGAGCGAGCGAAGCTCCGATGCCCGAAGCTCGCGGCCGCTCATGACAGCAGCCGCGAGTACCAGGGCGCCGGAGCCACCGCCCCGCGACGCACGCCGAGACTCGCTCAGACCGAGATCGCGCCCTTCCGGAAATCAGACGAGCCGATCTTCACGTTCACCAGCGCCGGCTCCGGGCACTCGAATGCCTTCTGCAGCGCGTCCTTCACCTGGTCCGGCGTCTCCGCGTAGAAGCCCTTCGCGCCCACCGCTTCCGCGACGAGGTCGTAGCGCGTGTACGCGAGCTTCGTCGCGGGCGTGCGCTCCGCGCCGAAGATGTCGCGCTGACCGCGATAGATCTGCGTCCAGCACGCGTCGTTGCCGATCACGCCGACGACCTTGATCCCCTGGCGCGCCATCGCCTCGAACTCGAGGCCGTGCAGGCCGAAGCTGCCGTCGCCGTACACCAGGATCACGCGGCTCTCGGGGCGCACGAGCTTCGCCGCCATCGCGTACCCCGGGCCCACGCCCAGCGTGCCGAGCGGGCCGGGATCCATCCACAGCCCCGGCCACCGGATCGGCAGCGTGTACGCCGCGGTCGCGACGAAGTCACCGCCGTCGCCGATCACGATCGTGTCGTCCTGCACGTACTTCGCGAGCTCGCTGCAGACCCAGAGCGGGTTCGGCGGGCTCGTCGCGCCGCCCGCGATCTCCGCGCGCATCTTGCCCTGACGGCCCTCTTCGTCGGCGCGGATCGTCGCGAGCCAGTCGCCGGCGTCCTTCTTCGCGATCGCCTGCTCGAGCGCCGCGAGCGCGTGACCGCTGTCCGCCGGGATGCCGACGTCGACGCCGCGATTGCGCCCGAGCTCCTCGGGATCGAGGTCGATCTGGATGACCTTCACGTCCTTCGCCCACGTGCCCTCGCGGCCGTAGTCGACGCGGAAGTCGAAGGGCGTGCCGAGCACGATCACGACGTCGGCACCCGCGAGCGCAGCGCGACGCGAGCGCGACATGAAGCAGCTGTGCGAGGGCGCGAGCGCGCCGCGCGCCATGCCGTTGAGGAACGTCGGCATCGGGCGCTTCGCGAGGAAGCGCTCGAGCGCGCCCTTGTCGCGCGACCAGCGCAGCTGCGAGCCGCAGATCACCATCGGGCGCTCGGCGCCGTCGATCAGCTTCGCGGCGGCCTCGATCGCCTCCTTCGAGGGCGCGGGCGTGAGCTCGCTGCGGTACTGCGTCGGACGGACGATCTGCTGGTCCGTCGCGAAGTTCATCAGGATGTCGAGCGGGATCTCGAGGAACACCGGGCCCGGCACGCCGGTCGTGGCGATGCGGAACGCGGTCGTGACGAACTCCTCGAGGCGTCGCGTCTCGGTCACGGTCGCCGACCACTTCGTGATCGGCTTCATGAGCTCGACGTGATCCATGTCCTGCAGCGAGCCCATGTGCTTGTACGCGACCGGGCCCGCGCCTCCGATCACGATCATCGGCACGCCCGCGCGCTGCGCGTTCGCGACCGCAGTGACGACGTCGGTCACGCCGGGGCCCGCGGTGACGAGCGCGACGCCGGGCTTGCCGGTCACGCGCGCGTAGCCGTCGGCCGCGTGCCCCGCGGTCTGCTCGTGGCGCGTGTCGACCACGCGGATGCCCTCGTCGAGACACCCGTCGTAGATGTTCTGGATGTGCCCGCCGCAGAGCGTGAAGACGTGGGTGATCCCTTCGTTCTTGAGCGCGCGTGCGACGATCCGACCGCCGTGGAGCATGGGTGTCCTCCCGATCCCCTGAGAAAGGTGGGTCGCGATGGTAGCGAGGCGAGAGCGTCATTTCTATCGCGAGGACGACAATCTCGTAGACTCGCGCGATGAGCCGGATGGTCTACGAGCACCAACTGCCACCGGAGAACGATCCCGAGGTCGTCGCGCTCGCGCGATCTTGGATCGACGGAGCGCGCGACGCGCAACGTCCGGGTCGCGCGATGGCCTATGCGATCCCGAGCACGCTGATCGGCATCGTGCTGTGGGGCGAGCTCAACCGGTGGACCGGGTTCGACATGCACTGGTACGTGATGGCGGGCTCGGCCGTCGCGCTGGGCGTCGTGCTCGGCCGGCCGTGCCGCACGCTCGGCGCGCTCTTCGATCGACGGTGGGCCGCGGTGCTCTTCCTGCTCGGGTTCGCGATGGGCGCGCTCGGCGATCTGTACGCGATGACCGCGCTGGTCGCGGCGCGAGAGGGCGTCGGTTGGCTCTCGGTGATCACCCAGGCCGACGTCGGTGGGTGGATCGCAGGGCGCACGCCGCTCGACTGGATCGTCGCGGGCGCGGGCGGCGCCGGCGCGGCGCTCGCGGGCCGACCGCCGATGGACGAGCGACAGCTCGCGATGCAGGCGCGCATCGACGTCGCGGCGCGCCGGCTCGACGCGCAGGAGCGCGAGGACGCGGAGCACGCGGCGTAGATCACTCCTTCGGAGTCTCCTCGGACGCCGCTTTGTAGATCCCGCGCGCCATCACCGACGTCGCGGCATCGGCGCGTCGCGCGAGCACGGTACGACGCGCGCGCCACACGCCGGCATCGCGCGGCGCCGCGTCGCCTGCCATCTGCGCGAGGTGCGACGCGAGCGCGTGCTCGCCCGCGTCGGAGAGCGCGAGCGCGCGATCTGCGAGCGCGCTCGCGCCGCCGCACATCGACGCGATCTCGCGCGCGAGATCACGAGGGTGCGCGGGCTGCAGCGACGCGGGCTCGCCGTCCCACCACCCGCCGTAGAGGCGCCACACGTTGCGCACGATGAACGCGGGCTCGTCGTAGGTCGGTCGCAGGTACGGCTTCTCGAGCAAGTGTGCCGGTGCCTTCACCGTCGCGAGCACGTCGGCGAGGCGCGCGCCCTGGTTCATCAGCGCGAGCGTCTGATCGTGCAGGGACTCGAGCAGCTCCGCGGTGTCGATCAAGAGCGCGCGCACGCGCTCGGCGCCCGCGATCGGCAGGCCGTGGCCGGGCGTGAGGAGCTCCGGCTCGAGCGCGGCCATCGCGCGCAGCGCGTGCGCCCAGTCGAGCGCATAGCGCTGGACCTTCTGCGGGTTGCCGGCGTTCGGACAGGCCCAGATGACGAGGTCGCCTGCGCAGACGAGCCGCCGCGAGGGAAACCACGCCCACGTCGCGTCGTCGGTCTCACCGCGCGCGTGGAAGAGCTCGATGCGCTCGCCGCCCGCGTCGATCGCGAGGCGCGTCGAGTACGTCACGTCGGGATCGCGGAAGCGCTCGGGGAACTGCACCGGAGTCTGGAACTGACGCTGGTTGATGCAGGCGTTCCAACCGCGGGCGCGTCGATATCGCGCGAAGCGCGCGGGCACGAGCTCGTGCGCGTAGACGGTCGGGCGCGCCCAACCACGGGCGTCCGCCTCCTGCTCCCAGCGCTCGACGCCGAAGCAGTGATCGACGTGCCCGTGCGTGAACACGACCGCGTGCGCGCGCGCGTCGGGGCGCCACATCCGGAGGCTCACGTGCACCTGCCCCGAGAGCAGGAACGAGCCGGTGTCGACGAGCACGAGCCCGCGCTCGGTCGTGATCGCCGTCGCGTTCGCGAAGCTCGACACGAACGCGATGCCGGGCGCGATCTCGTCGAGCTCGAGGCGCGGCGTGAACGGCGCGACCTCTTCGACGTCGACGATGCCGTCGATGACGTCTTCCGCGAGCTGCGTCAGCTTCCCCACGGCGACGATGCTACGCGAGTCGCCTCGCGCACGGCCCTCCGCGCTCGTGGGCTCCGAGACGACCGACGACGTCTGCTCGTCGGCGAGCGTGCTCGTGTGCTTCGGAGCCTCGCCACGGCGCGCCTTCAGCTCGCGGTCGCCGCGAGCCGCCAGCCCTTCGCGCGCTCTTGCTCCCGCCAGAGCGCGGCGTAGACGCCGTCCGCGGCGATCAGCTCGTCGTGCGTGCCGGACTCCGCGACGCGCCCTCGCTCGAGCACGACGATCCGATGCGCGCGCCGCACCGTGCGCAGTCGATGGGCGATCACCACGACGGTCTTCTTCGCGACGAGCTCGTCGATCGCTCGCTGGATCTCGGCCTCCGCCGACGCGTCGACCGAGGCCGTCGCCTCGTCGAGCAGCACGATCGGCGCGTCCTTGAGGATCGCGCGCGCGATGGACAGACGCTGGCGCTCGCCACCCGAGAGCGTTCCGCCGCCTTCGCCGAGCACGGTGTCGTAGCCGTCCGGCAGCGCCGTGATGAAGTCGTGCGCACGCGCAGCCTTCGCAGCCCGCTCGACCTCCTCGCGTGACGCGTCGGGCCGCCCCACGCGGAGGTTCTC is a window encoding:
- the purD gene encoding phosphoribosylamine--glycine ligase, whose product is MKVLVVGSGGREHAMAWKIAQSPQVEEVIAAPGNAGIAAVARCIDVRADDVPGIVALAQREQVGLVVIGPEAPLVIGLADALRDAGIATFGPSREAARLEGSKVVSKELMAEAGIPTAGFRIFDDADAAEAYVREAGRPLVVKADGLAAGKGVIVAGDTDEALDAIRTIMRERVFGDAGGRVVIEEVLRGPEVSYHVVCDGTRYVALASAQDHKRLADGDRGPNTGGMGAYSPAAPVTPELEQQILARCVEPTLAAMRARGTPFVGALFVGLMIVDGAPLVLEYNVRFGDPETEVLMARWQGDVLPLFLGAANGDLSGVRPSATSGAALCVVIAAHGYPGTPRKGDVIEGLDDAASLEGVQVFHAGTQRAGDRVVSAGGRVLCVTANGADVDAAAASAYAAVDRIRLAGSQHRRDIGWQARTR
- the purH gene encoding bifunctional phosphoribosylaminoimidazolecarboxamide formyltransferase/IMP cyclohydrolase; amino-acid sequence: MARIERALVSVSDKRGVIELCRTLADKGVEILSTGGTAKALRGAGIAVIDVAEYTGSPEVMDGRVKTLHPRVHGGILMRDTIGDRTQLTELGGQAIDLVVVNLYPFEATVARNAPHDEIVENIDIGGPSMIRSAAKNHARVTVVVDPADYDEVVASLDAPEGPSAALRARLAAKAFAQTAAYDGAIAAYLTSIDASGARTEYPGTLTFSLEKAYGLRYGENPHQSGAFYVERNAPAGSLARSESVGAGGKELSFNNLVDCDAALEAVREFDEPAAVVVKHTNPCGVATRGTLHDAYLAAREADALSAFGGIVALNRPVDLATAKHLVETFLECVIAPKFADDALELLRTKKNLRLLATGEWLRADHRALTAKKVDGGFVVQQRDASAGVETANAKVVTQRRPTPEELASLDFAWRVCKHVKSNAIVLAQGTTTVGVGAGQMSRVVSVEIAVKKAGDKSRGSVLASDAFFPFPDGVEAAAKAGVTAVVQPGGSVKDADVIAAADAAGIAMLFTGVRHFRH
- a CDS encoding DedA family protein — protein: MEQAVQFFVENGSYGLMIAALIAAGLGLPLPEDIVMISGAILAQRGLTDLGLTVAALAFGVFAGDTALFFLAKRIGPGIYKWRPIQRMMPEPRRRYVEGLMEKHGTLVVFFARHVAGFRGPTFAIAAIHGISYPRFIVADMLALAISLPLWMGLGWFFADRWDDLFSHTQTAERAVTIGVLVVVVVLVVGHYVSKAIKKKLAEKVDREVVAEAREESSAQPPASSSSSGKDAIAE
- a CDS encoding thiamine pyrophosphate-binding protein, whose protein sequence is MLHGGRIVARALKNEGITHVFTLCGGHIQNIYDGCLDEGIRVVDTRHEQTAGHAADGYARVTGKPGVALVTAGPGVTDVVTAVANAQRAGVPMIVIGGAGPVAYKHMGSLQDMDHVELMKPITKWSATVTETRRLEEFVTTAFRIATTGVPGPVFLEIPLDILMNFATDQQIVRPTQYRSELTPAPSKEAIEAAAKLIDGAERPMVICGSQLRWSRDKGALERFLAKRPMPTFLNGMARGALAPSHSCFMSRSRRAALAGADVVIVLGTPFDFRVDYGREGTWAKDVKVIQIDLDPEELGRNRGVDVGIPADSGHALAALEQAIAKKDAGDWLATIRADEEGRQGKMRAEIAGGATSPPNPLWVCSELAKYVQDDTIVIGDGGDFVATAAYTLPIRWPGLWMDPGPLGTLGVGPGYAMAAKLVRPESRVILVYGDGSFGLHGLEFEAMARQGIKVVGVIGNDACWTQIYRGQRDIFGAERTPATKLAYTRYDLVAEAVGAKGFYAETPDQVKDALQKAFECPEPALVNVKIGSSDFRKGAISV
- a CDS encoding alkyl sulfatase dimerization domain-containing protein, giving the protein MGKLTQLAEDVIDGIVDVEEVAPFTPRLELDEIAPGIAFVSSFANATAITTERGLVLVDTGSFLLSGQVHVSLRMWRPDARAHAVVFTHGHVDHCFGVERWEQEADARGWARPTVYAHELVPARFARYRRARGWNACINQRQFQTPVQFPERFRDPDVTYSTRLAIDAGGERIELFHARGETDDATWAWFPSRRLVCAGDLVIWACPNAGNPQKVQRYALDWAHALRAMAALEPELLTPGHGLPIAGAERVRALLIDTAELLESLHDQTLALMNQGARLADVLATVKAPAHLLEKPYLRPTYDEPAFIVRNVWRLYGGWWDGEPASLQPAHPRDLAREIASMCGGASALADRALALSDAGEHALASHLAQMAGDAAPRDAGVWRARRTVLARRADAATSVMARGIYKAASEETPKE